A region from the Bacteroidota bacterium genome encodes:
- the rpsI gene encoding 30S ribosomal protein S9: protein MEVINAIGRRKSAIARVFVSEGKGKIMVNNREIQDYFTLGQLQYIVRQPLSALEANEKYDIKANLDGGGIKGQAEALRLAIARAMVKINAEDKTTLKGKNLLTRDSRVVERKKPGQKKARKKFQFSKR, encoded by the coding sequence ATGGAAGTAATTAACGCAATAGGAAGAAGAAAATCGGCAATAGCACGAGTATTTGTTAGTGAAGGAAAAGGAAAAATCATGGTAAATAATCGTGAAATTCAAGATTATTTCACACTCGGACAATTACAATATATTGTACGTCAGCCATTAAGTGCCTTAGAAGCAAACGAAAAATATGATATAAAAGCCAATTTAGACGGTGGTGGAATCAAAGGTCAGGCAGAAGCTCTACGCTTAGCAATAGCAAGAGCTATGGTAAAAATAAATGCCGAAGACAAAACAACTCTTAAAGGGAAAAATTTACTAACAAGAGATTCCAGAGTTGTAGAAAGGAAAAAACCAGGCCAGAAAAAAGCCCGTAAGAAATTCCAATTCAGTAAACGATAA
- the rplM gene encoding 50S ribosomal protein L13: protein MDTLSYKTISANKETVNKEWVLVDADNEILGRLSTKVAKLLRGKYKPEFTPHVDCGDNVIVINSEKVILTGNKMTDREHFSHSGYPGGQKRISPEAIKAKDPRKLVEHAVKGMLPKNRLGSALFRNLKVYVGENHPHEAQNAKKIDLNTLK from the coding sequence GTGGATACATTAAGTTATAAAACCATATCAGCAAACAAGGAAACTGTCAATAAAGAATGGGTACTTGTAGATGCGGATAATGAAATATTAGGAAGGTTATCAACAAAAGTAGCTAAACTTTTAAGAGGAAAATACAAACCTGAATTTACTCCTCATGTAGATTGCGGAGACAATGTAATTGTAATAAATTCTGAAAAAGTTATATTGACAGGAAACAAAATGACTGACAGAGAACACTTTTCGCATTCTGGTTATCCCGGAGGGCAAAAAAGAATTTCTCCTGAAGCTATAAAAGCAAAAGACCCCAGAAAGCTGGTAGAACATGCTGTGAAAGGAATGCTTCCTAAAAACAGATTAGGCAGTGCATTGTTTCGTAACCTTAAAGTTTACGTAGGCGAAAATCATCCGCACGAAGCTCAAAATGCTAAAAAAATTGATTTAAATACTCTTAAATAA